The Brachyhypopomus gauderio isolate BG-103 chromosome 7, BGAUD_0.2, whole genome shotgun sequence genome has a window encoding:
- the sh3kbp1 gene encoding SH3 domain-containing kinase-binding protein 1 isoform X3: MELRTVSARPSPPLSLIFQPYSSQEIKKEVKKEVTSASQTTGLKSDLSNGSTSPASESSLRPAKKGEAIRKRRCKAAFSYIPQNEDELELKIGDVIEVLSEVEEGWWEGSLNGRTGMFPSNFTKEVAVDDEDPPTPPEDGRSTRTSVKDSTGSESDGGDSSSVRSDAGSVASSTEIQPKKVRGFGFGDIFKDQPIKLRPRSMDMENELEKQQTAKKSAPAVVQETMKTEPDNKGKGKEFCKVLFQYDAQNEDELSIKEGDIVAIVSKECADAGWWLGELGGKQGVFPDNFVKLFIPETEKERPKKPPPPAAPATKHITDKKPEVKKVPPERPESLPQRTEEKGEEIKLAEIQKPALPAVPPKKPLPPKNNNSLSRPSTLPPKRPERPERPAMPNIQSDSPGFTPDRNQSDKPNDTDVDDFDSIVSSTEKLNHPTTSRPRVMDRRPRSQIFASSSLSSPDLLEASTPEEEKREKEKVKEEDSFTPRSLDSSRKVPKAVPVITTPEKSALPPKPLIIPASSSPSSASLLPAQVGSAAVRPHSPSMEARGKGEQGSPTLDELKVQLRDLRATVELMKSQHRQEMKQLVSELDEEKKIRLSLQMDVEHIKKLISK; encoded by the exons gAGATTAAGAAAGAGGTGAAGAAAGAAGTGACTTCTGCCTCCCAGACGACCGGGCTGAAGTCCGACCTGTCCAATGGCAGCACCAGCCCCGCCTCAGAATCCAGCCTTCGCCCGGCCAAGAAAG GTGAGGCCATACGTAAAAGACGCTGCAAAGCCGCTTTTAGCTACATCCCCCAGAACGAAGACGAGTTGGAGCTGAAGATCGGAGACGTGATCGaggtgctgagtgag GTGGAGGAGGGCTGGTGGGAGGGATCTCTGAATGGCCGGACCGGCATGTTCCCCTCAAACTTCACCAAAGAGGTGGCGGTCGACGACGAGGACCCGCCCACCCCGCCGGAGGACGGCCGCAGCACACGGACCA gtgttaaGGACAGCACGGGCTCGGAGAGCGACGGTGGGGACAGCAGTAGCGTGCGATCAGATGCAGGCAGCGTGGCCTCCAGTACAGAGATACAGCCCAAGAAGGTCAGAGGGTTCGGCTTCGGGGACATCTTCAAAGATCAgcccattaagctccgcccccgCTCCATGGACATGGAGAATGAGCTGGAGAAG CAACAGACAGCGAAAAAATCAGCCCCGGCTGTTGTCCAGGAAACCATGAAGACAGAGCCTGACAACAAGGGCAAAG GAAAGGAATTCTGCAAAGTGCTGTTTCAATATGATGCCCAAAACGAGGATGAACTGTCCATCAAAGAGGGAGACATTGTTGCTATCGTTAGTAAG gaATGCGCGGATGCAGGCTGGTGGTTAGGAGAGCTGGGTGGTAAACAGGGTGTGTTTCCTGACAACTTTGTGAAGCTGTTCATTCCggagacagagaaggag CGGCCTAAGaaaccacctccaccagcagctcCAGCAACTAAACACATTACAG ACAAAAAGCCGGAGGTTAAAAAGGTGCCCCCCGAGCGTCCGGAGTCCCTCCCGCAGCGAACGGAGGAGAAAG GTGAGGAGATAAAACTGGCAGAGATCCAGAAGCCCGCCCTGCCCGCTGTGCCTCCAAAGAAGCCGTTGCCCCCGAAGAACAACAACTCCCTGAGCCGCCCCTCGACCCTGCCGCCCAAACGCCCCGAGAGACCGGAGCGACCCGCCATGCCCAACATCCA GAGTGACAGTCCCGGTTTCACTCCGGACCGGAACCAGTCCGACAAACCTAATGACACGG ATGTGGACGACTTCGACTCCATCGTCTCCTCCACAGAGAAGCTCAACCACCCAACGACGTCCAGGCCGCGTGTGATGGACCGCCGGCCGCGCTCACAGATCTTCGCATCT tctTCTCTCTCTAGTCCTGACCTCCTAGAGGCATCCACTccggaagaggagaagagagagaaggagaaggttaAAGAGGAGGACTCTTTCACTCCCAGATCACTGGACAGCTCGAGGAAGGTGCCCAAGGCAGTGCCTGTCATAACG ACCCCTGAGAAGTCCGCTCTGCCTCCCAAGCCCTTGATCATCCCCGCGTCTTCCAGCCCCAGCTCGGCCTCCCTCCTCCCAGCCCAGGTCGGCAGCGCCGCCGTGAGGCCCCACTCCCCCTCCATGGAGGCCCGGGGGAAGGGTGAGCAGGGCTCGCCCACACTGGATGAGCTGAAGGTGCAGCTGCGAGACCTGCGCGCCACTGTGGAGCTGATGAAGAGCCAGCACAG GCAAGAGATGAAGCAGTTAGTGAGCGAGCTGGACGAGGAGAAGAAGATCCGCTTGTCCCTGCAG ATGGATGTAGAACACATAAAGAAACTCATATCCAAATGA
- the sh3kbp1 gene encoding SH3 domain-containing kinase-binding protein 1 isoform X2: protein MVEAIVEFDYQAQHDDELTIAVGDIVSNIRKDDGGWWEGEVGGRRGLFPDNFVREIKKEVKKEVTSASQTTGLKSDLSNGSTSPASESSLRPAKKGEAIRKRRCKAAFSYIPQNEDELELKIGDVIEVLSEVEEGWWEGSLNGRTGMFPSNFTKEVAVDDEDPPTPPEDGRSTRTSVKDSTGSESDGGDSSSVRSDAGSVASSTEIQPKKVRGFGFGDIFKDQPIKLRPRSMDMENELEKQQTAKKSAPAVVQETMKTEPDNKGKGKEFCKVLFQYDAQNEDELSIKEGDIVAIVSKECADAGWWLGELGGKQGVFPDNFVKLFIPETEKERPKKPPPPAAPATKHITGEEIKLAEIQKPALPAVPPKKPLPPKNNNSLSRPSTLPPKRPERPERPAMPNIQSDSPGFTPDRNQSDKPNDTDVDDFDSIVSSTEKLNHPTTSRPRVMDRRPRSQIFASSSLSSPDLLEASTPEEEKREKEKVKEEDSFTPRSLDSSRKVPKAVPVITTPEKSALPPKPLIIPASSSPSSASLLPAQVGSAAVRPHSPSMEARGKGEQGSPTLDELKVQLRDLRATVELMKSQHRQEMKQLVSELDEEKKIRLSLQMDVEHIKKLISK from the exons gAGATTAAGAAAGAGGTGAAGAAAGAAGTGACTTCTGCCTCCCAGACGACCGGGCTGAAGTCCGACCTGTCCAATGGCAGCACCAGCCCCGCCTCAGAATCCAGCCTTCGCCCGGCCAAGAAAG GTGAGGCCATACGTAAAAGACGCTGCAAAGCCGCTTTTAGCTACATCCCCCAGAACGAAGACGAGTTGGAGCTGAAGATCGGAGACGTGATCGaggtgctgagtgag GTGGAGGAGGGCTGGTGGGAGGGATCTCTGAATGGCCGGACCGGCATGTTCCCCTCAAACTTCACCAAAGAGGTGGCGGTCGACGACGAGGACCCGCCCACCCCGCCGGAGGACGGCCGCAGCACACGGACCA gtgttaaGGACAGCACGGGCTCGGAGAGCGACGGTGGGGACAGCAGTAGCGTGCGATCAGATGCAGGCAGCGTGGCCTCCAGTACAGAGATACAGCCCAAGAAGGTCAGAGGGTTCGGCTTCGGGGACATCTTCAAAGATCAgcccattaagctccgcccccgCTCCATGGACATGGAGAATGAGCTGGAGAAG CAACAGACAGCGAAAAAATCAGCCCCGGCTGTTGTCCAGGAAACCATGAAGACAGAGCCTGACAACAAGGGCAAAG GAAAGGAATTCTGCAAAGTGCTGTTTCAATATGATGCCCAAAACGAGGATGAACTGTCCATCAAAGAGGGAGACATTGTTGCTATCGTTAGTAAG gaATGCGCGGATGCAGGCTGGTGGTTAGGAGAGCTGGGTGGTAAACAGGGTGTGTTTCCTGACAACTTTGTGAAGCTGTTCATTCCggagacagagaaggag CGGCCTAAGaaaccacctccaccagcagctcCAGCAACTAAACACATTACAG GTGAGGAGATAAAACTGGCAGAGATCCAGAAGCCCGCCCTGCCCGCTGTGCCTCCAAAGAAGCCGTTGCCCCCGAAGAACAACAACTCCCTGAGCCGCCCCTCGACCCTGCCGCCCAAACGCCCCGAGAGACCGGAGCGACCCGCCATGCCCAACATCCA GAGTGACAGTCCCGGTTTCACTCCGGACCGGAACCAGTCCGACAAACCTAATGACACGG ATGTGGACGACTTCGACTCCATCGTCTCCTCCACAGAGAAGCTCAACCACCCAACGACGTCCAGGCCGCGTGTGATGGACCGCCGGCCGCGCTCACAGATCTTCGCATCT tctTCTCTCTCTAGTCCTGACCTCCTAGAGGCATCCACTccggaagaggagaagagagagaaggagaaggttaAAGAGGAGGACTCTTTCACTCCCAGATCACTGGACAGCTCGAGGAAGGTGCCCAAGGCAGTGCCTGTCATAACG ACCCCTGAGAAGTCCGCTCTGCCTCCCAAGCCCTTGATCATCCCCGCGTCTTCCAGCCCCAGCTCGGCCTCCCTCCTCCCAGCCCAGGTCGGCAGCGCCGCCGTGAGGCCCCACTCCCCCTCCATGGAGGCCCGGGGGAAGGGTGAGCAGGGCTCGCCCACACTGGATGAGCTGAAGGTGCAGCTGCGAGACCTGCGCGCCACTGTGGAGCTGATGAAGAGCCAGCACAG GCAAGAGATGAAGCAGTTAGTGAGCGAGCTGGACGAGGAGAAGAAGATCCGCTTGTCCCTGCAG ATGGATGTAGAACACATAAAGAAACTCATATCCAAATGA
- the sh3kbp1 gene encoding SH3 domain-containing kinase-binding protein 1 isoform X1: MVEAIVEFDYQAQHDDELTIAVGDIVSNIRKDDGGWWEGEVGGRRGLFPDNFVREIKKEVKKEVTSASQTTGLKSDLSNGSTSPASESSLRPAKKGEAIRKRRCKAAFSYIPQNEDELELKIGDVIEVLSEVEEGWWEGSLNGRTGMFPSNFTKEVAVDDEDPPTPPEDGRSTRTSVKDSTGSESDGGDSSSVRSDAGSVASSTEIQPKKVRGFGFGDIFKDQPIKLRPRSMDMENELEKQQTAKKSAPAVVQETMKTEPDNKGKGKEFCKVLFQYDAQNEDELSIKEGDIVAIVSKECADAGWWLGELGGKQGVFPDNFVKLFIPETEKERPKKPPPPAAPATKHITDKKPEVKKVPPERPESLPQRTEEKGEEIKLAEIQKPALPAVPPKKPLPPKNNNSLSRPSTLPPKRPERPERPAMPNIQSDSPGFTPDRNQSDKPNDTDVDDFDSIVSSTEKLNHPTTSRPRVMDRRPRSQIFASSSLSSPDLLEASTPEEEKREKEKVKEEDSFTPRSLDSSRKVPKAVPVITTPEKSALPPKPLIIPASSSPSSASLLPAQVGSAAVRPHSPSMEARGKGEQGSPTLDELKVQLRDLRATVELMKSQHRQEMKQLVSELDEEKKIRLSLQMDVEHIKKLISK, from the exons gAGATTAAGAAAGAGGTGAAGAAAGAAGTGACTTCTGCCTCCCAGACGACCGGGCTGAAGTCCGACCTGTCCAATGGCAGCACCAGCCCCGCCTCAGAATCCAGCCTTCGCCCGGCCAAGAAAG GTGAGGCCATACGTAAAAGACGCTGCAAAGCCGCTTTTAGCTACATCCCCCAGAACGAAGACGAGTTGGAGCTGAAGATCGGAGACGTGATCGaggtgctgagtgag GTGGAGGAGGGCTGGTGGGAGGGATCTCTGAATGGCCGGACCGGCATGTTCCCCTCAAACTTCACCAAAGAGGTGGCGGTCGACGACGAGGACCCGCCCACCCCGCCGGAGGACGGCCGCAGCACACGGACCA gtgttaaGGACAGCACGGGCTCGGAGAGCGACGGTGGGGACAGCAGTAGCGTGCGATCAGATGCAGGCAGCGTGGCCTCCAGTACAGAGATACAGCCCAAGAAGGTCAGAGGGTTCGGCTTCGGGGACATCTTCAAAGATCAgcccattaagctccgcccccgCTCCATGGACATGGAGAATGAGCTGGAGAAG CAACAGACAGCGAAAAAATCAGCCCCGGCTGTTGTCCAGGAAACCATGAAGACAGAGCCTGACAACAAGGGCAAAG GAAAGGAATTCTGCAAAGTGCTGTTTCAATATGATGCCCAAAACGAGGATGAACTGTCCATCAAAGAGGGAGACATTGTTGCTATCGTTAGTAAG gaATGCGCGGATGCAGGCTGGTGGTTAGGAGAGCTGGGTGGTAAACAGGGTGTGTTTCCTGACAACTTTGTGAAGCTGTTCATTCCggagacagagaaggag CGGCCTAAGaaaccacctccaccagcagctcCAGCAACTAAACACATTACAG ACAAAAAGCCGGAGGTTAAAAAGGTGCCCCCCGAGCGTCCGGAGTCCCTCCCGCAGCGAACGGAGGAGAAAG GTGAGGAGATAAAACTGGCAGAGATCCAGAAGCCCGCCCTGCCCGCTGTGCCTCCAAAGAAGCCGTTGCCCCCGAAGAACAACAACTCCCTGAGCCGCCCCTCGACCCTGCCGCCCAAACGCCCCGAGAGACCGGAGCGACCCGCCATGCCCAACATCCA GAGTGACAGTCCCGGTTTCACTCCGGACCGGAACCAGTCCGACAAACCTAATGACACGG ATGTGGACGACTTCGACTCCATCGTCTCCTCCACAGAGAAGCTCAACCACCCAACGACGTCCAGGCCGCGTGTGATGGACCGCCGGCCGCGCTCACAGATCTTCGCATCT tctTCTCTCTCTAGTCCTGACCTCCTAGAGGCATCCACTccggaagaggagaagagagagaaggagaaggttaAAGAGGAGGACTCTTTCACTCCCAGATCACTGGACAGCTCGAGGAAGGTGCCCAAGGCAGTGCCTGTCATAACG ACCCCTGAGAAGTCCGCTCTGCCTCCCAAGCCCTTGATCATCCCCGCGTCTTCCAGCCCCAGCTCGGCCTCCCTCCTCCCAGCCCAGGTCGGCAGCGCCGCCGTGAGGCCCCACTCCCCCTCCATGGAGGCCCGGGGGAAGGGTGAGCAGGGCTCGCCCACACTGGATGAGCTGAAGGTGCAGCTGCGAGACCTGCGCGCCACTGTGGAGCTGATGAAGAGCCAGCACAG GCAAGAGATGAAGCAGTTAGTGAGCGAGCTGGACGAGGAGAAGAAGATCCGCTTGTCCCTGCAG ATGGATGTAGAACACATAAAGAAACTCATATCCAAATGA